The sequence aaaaacttgGTAAAGTTCCTAGAAAATGGAATCCTCCAggtgataatattgaaactTTTGAACATATTATTGTACAAGATGACTTCATTGAAGATCAAGAAGCCATATATCTAAACCATACCCAAGGTGATGAAAATATAGAACAAGTAGAATTACTatcatataatttatatagaTGATTCAAAATGAGACAATATTttgttaaaatattttcaatattgatTTGATCTTTAGTGAGTTTTTTAAACTTGTCtattatcaatttaattatcctgattatttgaaaaaaacaagaattttaatataatggaattattattaaatagtgAGTTTTTTAAACTTGTCtattatcaatttaattatcctgattatttgaattatccTGATACCATCATCAGGTagcaattataataataaaaagtacAAAACTCAATTCGATgcaatattaaaagaattaattaaacaattatcacTTGATATTTGTACAAACGTGAGTAATAGAGATAGAATTGTTAAGGGTAAAGATTTCTTTAATCATTCATTAAATGTAGATTTAAAATTCAGTTTAGATATTTGTagaaaagatttattttggGAATTATTAGATTGGATTCAACAATATatgattaaaaatgaaaatttaatgagCGTCAAGTTTATCTATTCAATTCACCATatgaatcattattaccaaatggtacaatattttcaaatgtaaatataataaaaaaagaattacaaTCAAAAGAATTAACAACCGAAACAACAGAAGCAGCAATTGAAagttcttttttaaaaattgataattttgaaaaaccaataccaaatgaatcaacaattaaaattggttgGAATTcagataaattaattgaaccattcaaaccaatttcaaaacttataaattcatttaaattttcagaTGAAGTCATAGTATCAATTTGTAAAGTAATGAATgtaaatgaaattcaaagatttattcaatataatttctttgaatcattttttcaaaatgaaatttataaatattcaGTATTTATGAATAGAGATGATATAATGCCATTcctattaaataattataatattgaagCTGATTTCCCATACTTTCATCCAAGCTCAGACTATTCACAATATTTAGAATGTAAATTCATCTTTGAAAATCATTTTGAAAAAGTAAAGAATATTTCAAATCTCAATCAAAAATGGATCGAAAGTCGTTATTTACAATTCccattgattttattaaattcttttttaaaatacatcTGCAAAGAAAAGAATATCACAACATATAATCAATTCAttcaaaatgataatttacaaattagAAAAcaagtaattaaaaaaacaattgaaatacTAATTGGTAGattcaatcaattattgAACAATCAGATACTCAAGTATACTTTAAATCAGCTTTGGAtcaagttttattaaaatcaaaagaagatagaaaaaatgatgaaattaattctccattcattgaaaataataaaaatccatTCATAGAATCTTTTATTCATGGTGATATTAAAACCTGTGATATCATTCTCAAATATTACccaaatcaattcaaaatcaCTAAAGATTCAATCACTGAAAcattaaaaatggaaaatattcatatcattaaatattattataaagttgataattgtaaaaatttaattaataattttaaaaatgataataatttattaaaacatttaaaaaatgaattatcaaaacatCCAATATATAAATACCATTTAACTtggttataaaaaaaaataataaaaacaaataaaaaaaaaaaaaaaactatctTCTGTGATAAAATCAAACGCATAAACTAGTTTGTGCACATACCCAATTAATAcacaacaaatttaaaaagtgtCTTGTCATGTGCAAttccaaaaaattttatttgttgcaCAATCAATATTAACAGATCGTTTATATGTATTAAACGCTGATAATAAATGTGCAACAAATATTCATTTGGGTTCAGCAAGAACAACCACAGAACTGGATTCGTCACATGTGATTTTACTTTGGAGAAGAATAATGtcattggaaaaaaaaaaataattaaaaaaaaaaataaataaataaagtaaaataaaaaaataaataaataaataaataaaataaaataaaataaaaaagttaataaaataaaaataaaataattttaaaatctctaACCTTTACTCTTTACTTTGGGTTTTTGAAAGAATGGATATGGGTGTGAAGTTCGAAtagttttaattctttatttaattaatcaatatcttatttatttaattttaattattttttttattttaattctattattattattctttttatttgatcGAGTTtgatgattcaattaattatcTTGATTCTTCACTTGATGAATCTTCatcttgttgtttttcttcctcttcttcctcttcctcttcttcactATTATAATCACTATTTAATCCTTTTGTTAGACTAAGATCATTTACATTTGAGaaattaccatttaaataaCTTGACCCCCACCAGTCactataaatttaaagttttacaaTCTATACCAATTGcaatattattacaaatacaATTACCAAGGTGATCATTACATTTACCAAATGGTGAATATTCGACTGAACAAGGAGCTCTATAACAAAATTCATCATATATTAATGTTGCACCATTCcatctaataatttaatttgttgaCTACCTTAACCTGCACCTATTGTACATATGATTTGAGATTTATTACTTGagaaattaatatcattacaAATTGAAGTACCAATTCAAATTGTAATACTTGTgctaatattataaatatttgaaaatcacAAGACATTATAACATCACCACCGGTTGTTGGTGTTAATACTGATGATATTTgcatttaattgttgatgttgttatGTTGAGgtatatataataatgttgttaatgttgttgatgttgttgatgttgttgatgtatatttattttatttggtgtGGTTGCAGtatgttgatgttggtgttgttgttgttgatgaattatgttgttgatgttgttcaTGTTGATgttatatatacatattgtttattattttattttattattgttgatgttgtatatatattggttattattttattttattttattttattttattttattttattttattttattttattttattttattttattatatatattattattattttatttgtactaTATAAAATGAGTTGACATAATTTGCTAAAAGAGAAtactaattttatattattgaaTATCCTATTATAACGATGAAGAATTGAGTAACTAATTTTGGAAGAACCATTAATTTTgttacatttttttattttattttttgttcaTTTCTCCTCgccaatttgaaaattttaatattttttctgtacattaaatatataaaaaataattttggtatATTCTGataattaatcaatttacCACGAAAATTATTTACTAGTATTTTACAATTCTATTCACAAATTGATTTagtgttttttttgaaatacgGTGATTCCCACAActctaataaataaattcccTATCATTACtctttaatgaattattaaagaatggAAACATATAATTCCTCAGAGAATATTAAagtctaaaaaaaaaaaaaaaatgaaaaaaaaaaaaaaatgaaaaaaaaaaaaaatttttttgaattttttttttttttttgaatattaattttttttttttttttgtgttgtGTTGTAAAACAAATGGAAATTctagaaatattattttggaaagtttttaaaaataaatatatattcaaagagatattttatcaaatccACAACAATGAATGGGTTGAATATGataaaccaaataaatataatgttTACAATAgatgtaaatttaaagataccCACTCTttacaaataatgataaaaaatgatCTACTcccattaattaaagataaaatcaAACATGGTGATCATATAGAGATTACTCTTCATTCAATAAAAGatcttttttcaaaattatcaacagaaccattaataaaaaaaaatagtaataataataaatataaagatgaagattatttagaaattattgaattattaatgaaacaTAGAAGAGatcaatttgaaattacTGATTTAATTATGATTGCGGTAAAAGTTTATTCTCCAGATATTATTAGATTATTAGTTAATGAACCATATTCAGTTATAATTTATCCAACAACATTTGAATTTGCAATTACAGATTCAAATTTAGAAACAATTAAAGAACTAGTAAATTTAGAaccaataaattttaaaaactatggtattaaattaatcagtgaagaatttaaaagaaaatcattatcattagcAGCACATAGAAAAACTCTTAAAACTTCAATCACCGaatacatttttaataatccatcattatattcaataccaccaccattatcatcattaaataatcaacaaaaacaacgactatcaaataaaagattaaaactatttttattaatatataataataataataataataataatgataatgatgatgaagaaataGAGTATGAatatattgattttgaagattttatgaaattaaaatcaagtGATTTATTGGGATCGCTTATGGAATTAGATATAGTAGTTTTAAGAATAACTTATCAAAGTTttgattcatttattaaaatgtatCATCCATATGAAAGATTACAAGttggtattaaaattattctaAAGTATGATATTAGAATtccagaaaaaaaaagagaagaaattttagaaaaagccaataaaattgatagaaataatgaaacaggttttaataaattaaaagaattgagAAAATTAGTAGCAATAGaattatcaaatcaaataaacttttatttgtattattggAAAGCATATCGTgagaatattaaaaaactttgTAAAATTCATAGAAAACGGGGCCTTccagataataatattgaagatCAAGAAGCCATATATCTAAACCATCCTCAAGCAGGTGATGAAGATATAGAACAAgtagaattattatcatataatttaaattcagatagtgaagaagaagatgaaattgataaaaatgttGTTGAACAAAATTATTCTTTTGAAGAGTATTTTAATTACTcgaaaagattaaaaaaagaatcagTTTTTGATAAATCCAATAGATATTCAGATTTACTCAATTCATATTTAAAAGCAATTAAAGAGGGTAATATTGAAAAGTTAGAAGATGTTGATACAAATAATCCAATGTTTCAATTAGATGTTTCAAAATACcataaatttcaattaccaaatgaaaaagaagatgTATTGAAAATTTGGGAATACTTTAATAGACACTCATTTAAACAAATGATTCAAAATTATGGTATTCtcattgaatttatttcaaGTGTAATTAATGTTATTCCACCTTTAGAAttgaaaatttcaaatattgatgACCTACTATTTTCCCCTGAAAAACTTGGAACATTTCTATTTCATCAATTACACAACAAGAATTTTAAtgttattgaattattattaaatagttttgatgatattaattttaaatatcaaCCAATAGAATTGGCATCTCTTATAGATCAAGAgagatttttatttgataatgaggGTGAATTATTACAAGTTGATAAAAAGTTTGCTTTACAAATAATTAGAGTAATTGAATTGGTAATGGACAAAGTTAATAAACTCACTAAAGATCAAAAAAATactgaaaatattttaacaaCATCGTATCGTctcattttaaataatttatatgatCAATTGCTTAGAGTTAAAGGTTTAACAATAGATCAATTAGAATATGTTAGATCAATTATTCCTGAACAATTACTTAGTAATAATTATGAAATCTATCGTATCTTTTTCTATCTTAATATCAGATCttcaaaattaacaaaatacATAATCGAAAGACCTAGGATTCTCAGATATTCAGCTGTATTAATCAATAATTACTACGATACTATTGCACCAAttacaaat comes from Dictyostelium discoideum AX4 chromosome 2 chromosome, whole genome shotgun sequence and encodes:
- a CDS encoding hypothetical protein (Similar to G-protein-coupled receptor at plasma membrane; interactions in two-hybrid system with Gpa2p; Gpr1p), yielding MPIFFNKNEEFKRKSLSLAAHRKTLKTTITEYIFNNPSLYSIPPLSLINNQKQQELSTNKRLKLSETIHSNLNNNNNNNNNNNNNNNNNDNEEIKYEYIEFRDFMKLKSSNLLKSFMELDIVLSETETNFNQFLKMYHPYERLQVGIKVILKYDNTIPEKKREEILEEINKIDRKNETGFNRLKELRKLVAIEFPKQTNFYFYYWQRYRENIKKLGKVPRKWNPPGDNIETFEHIIVQDDFIEDQEAIYLNHTQGDENIEQRQVYLFNSPYESLLPNGTIFSNVNIIKKELQSKELTTETTEAAIESSFLKIDNFEKPIPNESTIKIGWNSDKLIEPFKPISKLINSFKFSDEVIVSICKVMNVNEIQRFIQYNFFESFFQNEIYKYSVFMNRDDIMPFLLNNYNIEADFPYFHPSSDYSQYLECKFIFENHFEKVKNISNLNQKWIESRYLQFPLILLNSFLKYICKEKNITTYNQFIQNDNLQIRKQIQSIIEQSDTQVYFKSALDQVLLKSKEDRKNDEINSPFIENNKNPFIESFIHGDIKTCDIILKYYPNQFKITKDSITETLKMENIHIIKYYYKVDNCKNLINNFKNDNNLLKHLKNELSKHPIYKYHLTWL
- a CDS encoding hypothetical protein (Similar to G-protein-coupled receptor at plasma membrane; interactions in two-hybrid system with Gpa2p; Gpr1p), whose protein sequence is MIKNDLLPLIKDKIKHGDHIEITLHSIKDLFSKLSTEPLIKKNSNNNKYKDEDYLEIIELLMKHRRDQFEITDLIMIAVKVYSPDIIRLLVNEPYSVIIYPTTFEFAITDSNLETIKELVNLEPINFKNYGIKLISEEFKRKSLSLAAHRKTLKTSITEYIFNNPSLYSIPPPLSSLNNQQKQRLSNKRLKLFLLIYNNNNNNNNDNDDEEIEYEYIDFEDFMKLKSSDLLGSLMELDIVVLRITYQSFDSFIKMYHPYERLQVGIKIILKYDIRIPEKKREEILEKANKIDRNNETGFNKLKELRKLVAIELSNQINFYLYYWKAYRENIKKLCKIHRKRGLPDNNIEDQEAIYLNHPQAGDEDIEQVELLSYNLNSDSEEEDEIDKNVVEQNYSFEEYFNYSKRLKKESVFDKSNRYSDLLNSYLKAIKEGNIEKLEDVDTNNPMFQLDVSKYHKFQLPNEKEDVLKIWEYFNRHSFKQMIQNYGILIEFISSVINVIPPLELKISNIDDLLFSPEKLGTFLFHQLHNKNFNVIELLLNSFDDINFKYQPIELASLIDQERFLFDNEGELLQVDKKFALQIIRVIELVMDKVNKLTKDQKNTENILTTSYRLILNNLYDQLLRVKGLTIDQLEYVRSIIPEQLLSNNYEIYRIFFYLNIRSSKLTKYIIERPRILRYSAVLINNYYDTIAPITNEISCFDLRKFFKFDLFTYDYILGRESIQYSSGSSGSGSDSGSGSSSSGSSGDDGSKNNNKKYITQVDTLLRELIKQLSHDICTNVSNRDRIVKGKDFFNLSLNADLKFSLNIGRKDLFWESLDWIEQYMIKNENLMRRQFYQFNSPYESLLPTGTIFSNVNIIKKELPSKELTTIESSFLKIDNFEKPIPNESTIKVNWNSDKLIEPFKPIPKLINSFKFSDEVKDSVCKVMNVNEIQRFIQYNFFESFFQNEIYLYSSCMNREDLMSFLLNNYNIEAYFLLGPSGGYLECKLIFENHFEKLKNISNLNQWFESRYSQFSSALLNSFLKYICKENNITRYNQFIQHDNLQIRKQIIKEIIGILFDRFLSCDGYNDDEYDDEDDEDDNGEDTNQSLASIIKNQNNKVLLIQSIIEQSDTQLYFKSALDQFLLESKEDRKNDEINSPFIENNKNPFLQFFIKGNIKTCDIILEYYPNQFKITKDSITEALKLENIHIIKYYYKVDNCKNLINNFKNDNNLLKHLKNELSKHPIYKYHLTWL